A window from Bufo bufo chromosome 1, aBufBuf1.1, whole genome shotgun sequence encodes these proteins:
- the LOC120984757 gene encoding protein ALP1-like — MPNDTLYQELRKHPVKFSEYLCVSVASFDDLSQRLRRRLRRKDTKFRRSVTLEERLMVTLRFLATGESFSSLHFQFRLGKSTISYIVKDTCQAIWNLLREEFIPHPTCQQWISIADKFYEVTQFPNCIGAVDGNHVRVLKPPRSGSSYFNYKKFFSVILMAIVDAHYKFVAVDIGAFGRTNDSRVFKNFNMGRRLYLGNFGIPEPRPLPGTTNPALPFVLVGDEAFQMCGNLLKPYASRGLDYRKKVFNYRLTHAIRMVECAFGILTAKWRIFTRAIQLKTDTVDDVIKACVVLHNYVLTKEPLPTEPLSLNPPGDHIETGPRSTAAVSRMRDQFAEYFISSAGSRPWQDEHI; from the exons ATGCCGAATGACACCCTTTATCAAGAACTCAGAAAACACCCTGTAAAATTTTCAGAATATCTCTGTGTCAGTGTCGCAAGCTTTGATGACCTTTCCCAACGTTTACGTCGCCGTTTGAGACGGAAGGATACGAAATTTCGTCGAAGTGTAACTCTAGAAGAACGACTCATGGTCACTCTGCG gttTCTGGCTACTGGTGAAAGTTTTTCCAGTCTTCATTTTCAATTTCGACTAGGAAAATCTACAATATCTTACATTGTTAAAGATACCTGCCAGGCAATTTGGAATCTTCTGCGTGAAGAATTTATTCCCCATCCTACTTGCCAACAGTGGATCAGCATAGCCGACAAGTTTTATGAGGTGACACAGTTTCCCAATTGTAttggtgcagtggatgggaatcaTGTGAGGGTCTTGAAGCCCCCACGTAGTGGATCCTCTTACTTTAActataaaaagtttttttctgtgatcCTAATGGCAATTGTTGATGCACATTACAAATTTGTGGCTGTTGATATTGGAGCTTTTGGACGAACAAATGACTCAcgtgtttttaaaaattttaatatgGGAAGAAGGCTGTACTTGGGAAACTTTGGTATACCTGAGCCCAGGCCTTTACCAGGTACTACAAACCCTGCTCTTCCATTTGTTCTAGTCGGAGATGAAGctttccaaatgtgtggaaatttACTGAAGCCATATGCCAGCCGTGGTCTAGACTATCGCAAAAAAGTGTTCAATTACAGACTCACTCACGCCATAAGAATGGTCGAGTGTGCTTTTGGCATATTGACTGCAAAATGGCGAATATTCACTCGTGCAATACAATTGAAAACAGATACTGTGGATGATGTCATAAAAGCATGTGTTGTGTTGCACAATTATGTTCTGACCAAAGAGCCTTTGCCTACGGAGCCACTGTCATTAAATCCACCAGGAGATCACATAGAAACTGGCCCAAGATCAACAGCTGCTGTGAGTCGCATGCGCGATCAATTTGCAGAATATTTCATTTCTTCAGCTGGATCTAGGCCTTGGCAGGATGAACATATTTGA